In one Tachysurus fulvidraco isolate hzauxx_2018 chromosome 16, HZAU_PFXX_2.0, whole genome shotgun sequence genomic region, the following are encoded:
- the gzf1 gene encoding GDNF-inducible zinc finger protein 1: MKDQVVQLISSSHHEHLLQAMWKLRVTGNLCDLTVQVDFHGEVEEFPAHQIVLAASSGYFKTLLLAEERVGKIFLATVSPEVFKKFLEYAYSGKMEVEERRLDQILKMAMLLDCQDLVEACSTKILVHNSDSGIARKGKLLKERSKKAVKRALDNRKKLKLTLKTISTERGDKIVLQGRRSSRLAGRRVVVDFNKQNSYQKETSLPEASDAYLNQDKSDATQGASQVVGETESDVSADPVLPQKEALTDSGSESTYTFIRDMSEEEFQESEIPPAAIEGTDAAEKDSKPVGSKYNCDMCFRSFRYEKSYLKHVKVSHGLQADTTYRCSICQQTFANRCNLKIHERHVHNDERLFLCGMCGKAFKRKKDVTRHMRQVHEGGTERHHCPICGKSLSSRTALNLHERTHTGDKPYSCDDCGARFSQSSALKTHQRIHTGEKPFACDLCDARFTQNHMLAYHKRSHTGEKPYMCENCGKSFASKEYLKHHARIHSGLKPYKCENCGRAFAQRNSLHQHMKIHTGERPYHCKDCDKQFTQLNALQRHQRIHTGEKPYMCSMCGRTFTDKSTVRRHTLTHDKDTPWKNYLVVLEGNVEERVKKPKGSSLRKDKTAVNADEHQAAEDQTLAVAVPEEPVTISGDWADPGTITVVSHGTLTKLTVIQTEVAPGTMALPFSIPISVANCISGTASLTGTVTFSEAANVSDAILASATPVAPVATVTEGILSPVEVTLSTSSECVTAQAEVEQVVEAQQSDLQEGTTEHVQNTET; the protein is encoded by the exons ATGAAAGATCAAGTGGTTCAGCTCATATCCAGCTCACATCATGAGCATTTACTTCAGGCAATGTGGAAATTAAGAGTCACAGGGAACCTGTGTGATCTCACAGTGCAAGTGGATTTTCATGGAGAGGTTGAAGAATTTCCAGCTCATCAAATTGTCCTTGCTGCATCTAGTGGCTATTTTAAGACCCTTCTCTTAGCAGAGGAGCGAGTGGGAAAAATATTCTTAGCTACCGTTTCACCTGAGGTCTTTAAAAAATTCTTAGAGTATGCGTATTCTGGAAAAATGGAAGTTGAGGAGAGACGTCTCGATCAGATATTAAAGATGGCAATGCTACTCGACTGCCAAGACCTTGTAGAAGCTTGCAGTACCAAAATTCTCGTTCATAATTCTGACAGTGGCATAGCTAGAAAAGGCAAATTACTGAAGGAGAGGTCGAAAAAGGCTGTAAAAAGAGCACTAGATAACAGGAAAAAACTTAAACTTACACTGAAAACCATAAGCACCGAGAGGGGGGATAAAATTGTGCTACAGGGAAGGAGGAGCAGCAGGTTAGCTGGCCGCCGTGTTGTTGTAGACTTCAACAAGCAGAATTCGTACCAAAAAGAAACATCTCTACCTGAGGCCTCTGATGCTTATTTAAATCAGGACAAATCAGATGCAACACAAGGTGCTTCACAAGTGGTTGGAGAAACAGAATCAGATGTTTCTGCTGATCCAGTTTTACCCCAGAAGGAGGCTCTTACTGACAGTGGCTCTGAATCGACATACACTTTTATCCGTGACATGTCGGAAGAAGAGTTTCAAGAATCTGAAATACCACCTGCTGCCATCGAAGGGACAGATGCAGCTGAAAAGGACAGCAAGCCAGTTGGCTCTAAATATAATTGTGACATGTGTTTTCGTTCATTTCGCTATGAGAAAAGCTACTTAAAGCATGTTAAGGTTAGTCATGGGCTCCAAGCTGATACGACTTACCGCTGCAGCATCTGTCAGCAGACCTTTGCCAACCGCTGCAACCTGAAGATTCATGAGCGGCACGTACACAACGACGAGCGGCTTTTTCTTTGCGGCATGTGTGGAAAGGCCTTCAAGCGCAAGAAGGATGTGACTAGGCACATGAGGCAGGTGCATGAGGGTGGAACCGAGCGACACCACTGTCCGATTTGTGGCAAATCTCTGAGTTCAAGAACTGCTCTCAACCTGCACGAGAGGACACACACGGGTGACAAACCCTACAGCTGTGATGACTGTGGAGCTCGCTTCTCTCAGAGCTCAGCACTCAAGACACATCAGCG GATCCACACTGGTGAGAAGCCTTTTGCCTGTGACCTGTGTGATGCCAGGTTTACCCAGAACCACATGCTGGCTTACCATAAGCGATCCCACACAG ggGAGAAGCCTTATATGTGTGAAAACTGTGGAAAAAGCTTTGCCTCTAAAGAATACCTAAAACACCATGCAAGAATCCATTCAGGCTTGAAGCCATATAAGTGTGAAAACTGTGGAAGAGCATTTGCACAGCGGAACTCGCTTCATCAGCACATGAAAATTCACACAG GTGAGAGGCCTTACCACTGTAAAGACTGTGATAAGCAGTTCACCCAGCTCAATGCTCTTCAGAGGCATCAGAGGATCCACACCGGAGAGAAACCGTACATGTGCAGCATGTGTGGCCGAACATTTACAGACAAATCTACTGTCCGCCGACACACTTTG ACCCATGATAAAGATACACCTTGGAAGAATTACCTTGTTGTGTTGGAGGGTAATGTAGAGGAACGTGTTAAGAAGCCGAAAGGTTCATCTTTAAGGAAGGACAAGACAGCAGTAAATGCTGATGAACATCAGGCAGCAGAGGATCAGACTCTGGCAGTGGCAGTGCCAGAGGAGCCAGTGACCATCTCTGGAGACTGGGCAGACCCTGGCACCATCACTGTGGTCAGTCATGGAACGCTGACCAAGCTGACAGTTATCCAGACAGAGGTGGCACCTGGAACCATGGCTCTACCCTTTTCCATTCCTATCTCTGTTGCAAATTGCATCTCTGGCACAGCCTCACTGACCGGCACAGTCACTTTCAGTGAAGCAGCCAATGTTTCTGATGCCATCTTGGCTTCAGCAACCCCAGTAGCACCTGTAGCCACAGTCACAGAAGGCATTCTCTCTCCAGTTGAAGTCACTTTGTCTACATCTAGTGAATGTGTAACAGCACAGGCAGAGGTGGAGCAGGTTGTGGAGGCACAGCAGTCAGATTTACAGGAGGGAACAACTGAGCATGTACAGAACACAGAAACATAA